TCATGCAGTAAAAGTGTTTGCTGTGAATGACTTGGTACCTGCAATAACTATCCCCTACCTCGTTGTATTTCTTCACTATAATTGTCATTTCAACTCACTCTTATATTTGCCCCACCTTACTCTAATATGTCTTTTCCTATTTGCATTTGCCCTTCTAATCTCGTCTTATTCTGCCTGTGCACAGATATAGTCTTCTATACTGGAGACAGCTGCCCTTGGAAACCTTCCCCTTCCACAACAGCAAAGTCTTCCTCTTTTTAATCAAGGGTCAATAGCCAGAGCCAGTAATTTCTTCCCATCTGTTGGGACGTGTACTCTGCTTTGCTCTCTAGAAAGCTGTGAGAGCTGTTTCCAATCCAACGagcaaaagcagatttttgaGGGTGAAGAGAAGTGACCAAGCTAAGCAAACCACATATGGAAGACAGTGCGATGGCATCATTAGCAGAAAATAacaggggggagaaaaagtaactttttggAGAGGACTGAGGAGAGCACCTTCAATGTCCACTTCAGTCAGTGTACTAAGAGCAGGCAGCATCTGTTGGAACCGGATCCTAAGTATGAAGGGAAGAAACTTCATAGTTATTCTTGAGGGGGAAAAATGGCTTTTATTACTTTGTAAAATCCCTAACTTTTAATGCTAGAAGAGGgagtgggagaaaaagaagatcGAAGGAAGAAGAGCAAGGAGCAAAGCTATAGGATATGTAAATAcaaggaagagagaggaggtgaggaagaaaaagcaaccgTAATGTGGAGGTggatgaaaggagaagagaaacagaactACGAGGGAAGCAAGGAAGTATATTAGTGACCATTTATAgtatttggttttgtgtttgatgGTTATTACAAAAAGGTTATATTTAATTACTTTGGCCTGATTACAGACTtagaaatggaattattttcatAACACTCTATTCCAGGCCAGATGCTTTCATGCTAACATGGGACATAGTTACTAGATAGGAATTTGCAGTCTTGCTCCTCTGAATGCTAAGTTCAGTTATTATCTCCTCATGCAGGTTAAAGCAGTTTGCACCAACTTGATTTCCCCACAAAGTATTGAATATGATTTTATCATGCACTTATGAACTAAGGCCAAATTTAATGAGGAATTTGGGCTGCCGTGCGCattgaagaaaacagcaaaactcTAATGACATTATGACCCGAGATTGCTTGATACACTGCCAGGTTAGAACCCATTCctaaaaaaattgtctttaagAAAATCTCTGCGGTTTTCCCCACCTGgttatttttttgccttgttcCCAAAGAACTTCTGTAActaattccattttctttcttccccttttttgttctctgtcttTTATCTCTAGCAAGCAGAACTAGAGAAATATCAGTATGAATGCTTAGAAGGTCTCACATAATGAAATGAAAGGCTTaggagttgggtttttttcactaaaatacCAGGTTTTATCATACTTCACCGTATATACGGTGTTAtgagaaaacacagaatttaatttctttttcttttcttccaagactgaaaaaaaaaaagattgtatgAAATTTCTGCATGACTTGAAATTCAGGAATGAATAGGTTTTGCTACAGTAGTATCAAAGAAGAATCCGGGCATTTAACCCTCATATATCCAGTTCTGAGACTGTCAGTTTGTATCTCTCAGTTTGTACAGCATACTACCTCCCATGGATTTGCCTGTGTCAGTTTTTCAAAAAACTCCTGTGTTCCTTAATTGTTCTAACAAATTTTAGTCATTTGTTCTAAACTCATTTAAAGTGGGACTCGACAGAGCTTCAAAACTTGTTGAAATGCCTCATTGATTCAGTGAGGTTTCACTTCCTATTAGTTTTGCAGCTGTCACCATTTCATTTCTAACCCACTTAGATTAAAGAAGGCACATGAGTACCAGTTACTTAGATATGTCCTGAGCAAGGTCATATGTTTCAGGCTGATTAAAGTGGTTGTGTCAGGATGCTGGAGACTGGATGTTCCCAAAACAACAATGCAGTTTGCCTgcaacattatttatttatttttgtcagtggAAAGTCTGTTCTTTGTCTGTCGGGAATAAGGCTGAAAGAGCATTGCAGCACAGCTAGTACAGCTGACCAAGCTTTTCCCTGGTCCTTGAAGGAaagtgaaaggggaaaaaaatagaccaATTTGGATTGTGTCACAAAAACAGCCTCTCACATAACCTTTTGCCAGCAAGGCTTGGCTCAAAAAGACAAGGTGCCAGCCAGCATTCTGGGAGTTTCTTGGTATAGCCTGTGTCGGGacaattctttaaaatttctcttaTCCTATGTCAGATAAACAGTGAATCATTCCTTGATTCATCTGagactttgttttcagttatgAAAAAATCTGCTATAAATTGTGCATGCCCAGTAGGTCAGGTGAGAAGATAGatatgtttgtatttctttctgaaaaatgctttgatccgttttttctttttcctctttgaagaTGTTCTGGTAGCACCTCTTTCTTTGATTCTAAAAGCTTGCCCTCACAGCTATTTCAATGAACCAGGATCTCTGTAAGATAACAAACATTGGAGAACTTAGTGGAAGCATCACTTACGTTATCACATTATTCTCTTAGTGTATATCTTTTGGGAAACTGTTAAGCCAGCATTATTCCCTGATTCTGCTATAGTTCACATgtggaaaaaagcttttccacATGCTGCTTTACAATATGGGACATATACAATTATGTGGCAGAACATTTTTTGACTTgtaacttcaaaataaatttattttaaacttttttaatgATGTGGCTAGCAATGGAGGGGAGGAACAGCatggaggaggatggggaagtcATAAACGGTCTTTCTGTAACATTTAAGATTTCAGCGGTGATCAATAACTCCCTACTATTGGCATGCTTACTTGTGCTAGGcagcagtaattaaaaatttgaTTCATTTCTATGGCAGCCCAATCCAGTACTCTGGCACTCAATGCAGGCCatattcagcaaaaataaatactgtaaagGTAAATCACATTAGTACTTACATGACCATGATGAAATGGGAAATTCTATTTGTCTTAAGGGACCAGACTCCAGCTTGCTTGCTCTCCTCTGAGACATGAAAGTCACATATACAAGTACGGGCCTGAGGAAGGGATTGCTCCCCAACAGCCTTTGtgccagctcccacccagcccacATGTGATGGTGAGCCAACAGGCAGAAGTGGTCCTGCCGAAGGGACCAGCTCTGCTCATCCTCAAGCCCAAGGGGTGAGCACACAGGCTGCAGCAAGATAGGAGGTGGTGCAGTGCTGCCACAGAGCTAATTTGCTATGCCTGGGACCATGCACCATGCATAGGGTTGCAACTGTGTGGCACTGAGCGCCGGGATCCTCCTGGCTCAGGCTTGGAGACAACATAGGTGGCTAGGCTAGGTTGACGGTTAACGGCAGGCCCATAGGCAGCACTAAATTGCCTCATGCTTGATGCAGGATATCTATGAACCGGCTactttgtgtttttctctgtaaaataacATGGCGTCTGACCATCATCACTGCATCTGCCAATGCAGGCTGGGTCAGTTCtggttaaaaaacccaaagggcCAGCGGTGACTCCGGATGTGACCTGCACATGCAAGTGCTTCACCCCGCTCCCTGCAGTGGCgcaggctgctggggtgggagtGAGgcatttcttccctcttcctcccctcccctcccctccgcctGTAACCAGGGTATTTTGTCATCTCCGTTTAACACGCATACTTCTCCCTTGGCTGTTCCCCAGACTCCAAGGAGTGCACTAATTTCCTCAACCAAGGGCTTGTCTAAACAACGGTGTTTTGGCTGCTTTAATGAGTGTTGTTCAAGTGCTAAATCCCCCTAAGCCTGGTGGAGTTACATTAGTACAAACGTTGCCATTTGGGATGCAATATCTGCTTTAAAGCACCTCTCCAGGGCTGTGTACCAGCACCCAGGGTAGCGTGGAATTCAAGAGTGGTAGGTTAAGCTTGCAATGGTTATGTGATGTGTAacctgttttaaaaagcaaacctgtGATGATTTTATAGAAACTTAAATATTTGTGGAGGAAAAAGTTGATGGTAGGACAGTTGATGTCCAAACATACATTAAGCTACTTAATTATTTCCTGATCGATTTCTTGTCCTAGTGGGCTGAAAGTGGTCAGGATGTTTGGTGATGCCTTGCTGGTGTAGAGTGACCTAGTCCTATTCGTGGCCCGTGTCCTTGCCTGAGGCCTGCAGTGTTCTAGAGATTACTCCTGTGCAGGATGGTGATTGTAAACTATATTTATCTGCTAAGATATTAAAGGACTTGTCTACACCTGAACACCTCTACTGGAGTAATTACGTTGGCAGAGCCTCCGAGTGCTATAGCAACTGTTCCCTCAGCCTACTTCACACAGCCTCTCTGTCTGAGGAAGCTGTGGCAAAGCAAGGCGTCCGTAACTATGTCCACAGCAGGGGTTCTGCAAACACAGGTGTCTTGGTCATGCGGTGTTATACTCCCTCACACCCCTTGCTGAGCCTGTGCTCTTAGGAGTAGTTTGGGGAGCTCCCTCCTCCAGACACAGGGTGCGTATTaccctctgctgtgctggcaaaATTGTGAGTCCGTACAAGTTTTCTGGTGCTTTATCCCTTCCCTCTCTTATTCATTATTTGTTTCGGATCACCGCCTTCCTTGAAACTGTCCACAGACCCATCTCCTTGGAAACGGCAGAACTTGTTTATGTGACAGTAATAAGGAAACTAATTGATGCGTAGCAGCTGCAGGCATGCGAGGGAGCCATGTTCCACCAGAGGACATCAGAAAAGCAAGTCTCTGCTTATGCTGACTGAGAAAAGGTTAGATGGTGTGAGCAAAAACCACCCTCTTCCTCTGGAGTTTCAAGGTTGCCTTTCTCTGTTCACAGCAGCAGTAGGAAGCTTGTTGCTTACgcatatgtgtatttttatagactttattactctttttttatCACCAACGTGTAGAGGTTGAAAAGCAATGGGAAAATTGGTAAGTCTAgcttatttcttattttgtggAATGCTGTGCTGGTGCACTGTGCCATGCCAGGCCCATCTCCTCTCCTGTCTCGGCCCTGACCCTGCCTATGGCCACAGGACTCTCTCATCTATGTATTGAGacttctgctgctccctgctgtgTGTCCTTCACTGCCACTGCCCCTTGCGCTGTTGGAAATGGCCGATACGCCTGTCTGGCTTAGCTGGCTGTTAGAGTCAGTCAGATGTCCCTGTGCAGTGTTTCCTGGTCCTCAAGGATGGAGCTGTAGAGGCCCGTAAACAGCTTGTGTGGCCATAAAAGTGGCAGGCTGACCAGGTGGGACCTCTTGCCAGAGATGGTGGCATGCCTGCCTGCTTGCAGCTGCCAACCCAGCGCTGAGGGCTTGTGGCCTGGGCTTGGGCAGGATGGCAGTGGGGACCTCCGGGGAACTCTCCGGAAAAGGCCTGTGGTGCAAGGCTAGCCTGGGCAGCCCCCCTTTTGCGGGTCTGGGGGGAGTGCCAGTGCCAGGGGGATGCCATGCCAGTGCCAGGGGGGCCACCCTGAACTGTGGGATCTGCCCCGGGGGTGTTATcacacaacagcagcagtgtCTGGGAGGCCCCAAGTCGAGCAAGCCCTGGCGAAGAGATGGTCCTGTCAACGTCTCTCTGATGTCAGcttggaggaagaaggaaatactTCCGTGTACCTTTGGTTTAGTGTGTATCTTGAAGAGGCAGTATGGATGGATgatgatttttctattttatacgGCCTTTGAAACAGTGCTGGAAGAGCTGTTCCTGGAAACTTTTTCCGTTATTGAAAcctttcttccccacccccctccaGCATGAATGGCTTTTCCTGCAGTGTGCTTCATCAGCAGGTTCCAGTCTTGGTTTGAGTTTCTTCCTCCTGTTACTAGATATCTCCTTTGGGTGACTTTCTTGGGAACTAGCATCTGGAAATATCCTTGCCCAAGTGGGAAGCCTGTCCCAGTTGCATGCCCTGTATTTTAAACTCAAGCGACACCATAATTGTTCTATTATTGAACCTTCAAATAAGCTGTTTTTCTATCACCTGAAGCTGTATATACTCTTCATTTCTTACACTGTTATTAAGTGAAATGCTTGGTACTACTTTGCTAGGTCGCTGCGGTGTGATTTCAAACTTGCTTTAACTTCCTAGATGTTGTAGTAGACTAAAGCACTTTCTGCAAGTTTCACGGTCCATGTCTTGAGTATCAAGGAAAATCACTATTTGACGGGGTGAAAACTGTCTTCAAATGTGCTTCTGATAAAATAAAGAATGTGAAAGGGTGGAGCAGAAAGGGAGTGGAGAAACAGGACTTAATGCATACGCTTAATAGCTTAATAACATGGAGAATGCTGGGGTATTGCATGTTAAATATCCTTCTGTTATCTCAACACTAAATGTGGAGAACTATATCTTTATTATGTAATAAAGCCATATGTAAAAAGATAGGTGTTAGAGCACTAAGGAGgctgcaaatgaaaacaggCTGTAAAACTTGGAATGCTTGCTCTGCAGGGAGCACTGAGAGGCAGACACTGAAGTCTATAAAATAGATAAGAGAAAATGTTGTTAATCCTtggcttttaaaaggaaaatatcagcATAAATTACtagaaagcacaagaaaaatcttAGAAAATTTTGGGTTGTCAAGGACAGCTATGTTTGGTGTTATGAAAGGCATTGTTTTGgatttgtattaaaatacagGATTCATCtgggggggtgttttggtttttttaattattattttggtgCACATGTTCTGATTTGATATAAACAGAGCTTGGACAGCCCAGTGACATACTTTGAAAAGTTACATGGTTTGTTAGAGAGCTAATGGCattaaatagctctttttttaCAGGCTATGGATTCTGAATCAAAGAACAGTTTCATAGGAAGCTTTCTTCAGCCACCAGATAAGATGCTTCCTGCAGCCTTTGCTTATATAGAATCAAAGAAGCTGGCAGCTGTTGGTGGCAACAGGCCTTCTATCTCCAATGACCAAGGTAAAGCCAAAATATGTCTTTAAAGCGGtctttttaattattccatGTGAAATCTCTTGAGGAAACTCCCCGTTCTGTTTTACTCAGTTCAATGACTTGCTGCAATTGTCAGACTGACATTAAGACAGGATGTATATGTGTCCTGAGGGAGTAGTCTCCCTGAAGTCATACGTCGGGAATGGAAACTGCTGCAAGTCGTCTAACATCCTTATAAACTTTGGCtttgaaaattgtttaaattaaaatcatcCGGCTTCCTCTAAATGCAAAGGAGAATGTTTCAAACTCAGCAGAAGCAGTTCATGActttaaatacagcaaaaaaaaaagatcattagTATGGTACACCGACTTGAAATTGGCTTTGTGCAGTGCTATTCGACTCCCTCTAGCTTAAAATCACTTCTAAGGCTTTTTGTGTGGTATGACTCCTTTGGGGAACTTTTGAATAATGGAGATTCTCAGGAAAGTTAGCAGCATGAAAATTAGTCTGGATGAAATATGGGTCCCTTATGATTATCCTGTACCTTAATTGATGATTACTCCGTGGAGCTCACAGGACAAATGCTCGGTGGCTTAGCATATCTGGAGAGCTCAGTGAATCACAAGATTACCGTACTTGGATTTACTATTGTGGACAACTTTGCAATATTGCACAGACATAGcctatgtgtgtgtgtgatgatTGTTCTTTCATTTGAAGAATCTGTGACttcttgttgtggtttaaccccagcaggTAAccaagcaccatgcagccacttgctcacgCCCCCCTGCcaaggggacagggaggagaatggaaaaaaacttgtgggttgagatacagatggtttaataggataacaaaggaagagaataataataataataataataacaacaacaacaacaataacaatttttttttatgtatatatgtctcaaacaagtgatgcacaaatgcaatcgctcaccacatgcagaaggggaaagaaacccaacagtgcccagtctgtttctgagcagtgatcccacctcccagctagcttcctAAGTTATATCcagagcatgacgttctatggtAGGGAATGTCCCGTTGGCCAGtgtgggtcagctgtcctggttgcgctctcccagcttctggtgcacctggcaaggcgtgagaagctgagaagtccttggcttagtgtaaGTACtgcaactacctagcaacaactaaaaacattagtgtgttatcaacattattctcatactaaatccaaaacacagtacTATACcggctactaggaagaaaattagctctatctcagctgaaaccaggacaattcTGTAGTAATCTTTTGTCATACAGAGTTTGGGCTTTTTGGATTATAATGTTCCATTTGATGTTATGCAGCTAAGTGtttaagaaaggaaatgtttggCATGCCAATAGAAAGATCTTTCTGTTCTCTGgtatctgcttttttcttttttttttttcctttttttttaaagttttattttaatggggCTATGATAAGCTGATGAGAGTTGCTATGGAGCTAGAAATATTTGCTGGGTATTCCTCTACTGAGAGAACAGGGAAACTATCAAGGCTTAtaaaatgtcagaaaagaaGCTTGACTTGTTACAGAACATGTCTTAAACTTCCACAGGTGTGTATAGTTTCTGAAGAGCTAGTAGACTTTTCCTCATAACTGAAAttgcaacttttatttttggcaTAATTTTCACACATACTGATTTGAGGCTAAAAGCACGATCTTGCAGACTTGTTTCTATGATTTAAAGAATCATCAAATACAAGAAACTAGACATTGAATCATTACGTTTTGAAAcaataaagtttttaaaatgcatcctCAACTAAAATGTCCCTTTGTATCTGATTTACCCTGACCTGagtctgtttttttttaatctgtccaCACCAGTTGCATTACACCAAAACTTGTGACCTGACTTGGCTAACTGTGTTCCCTGCTTCTGTGTAAACAAAAGTCCCAGGGTTTATTATACAGAGTTTGCAATTTCTTTGCACTTGCTACCATTTGGAGTGAAAATAGTTTTGCTCATAGGACCTGTGCTTTATAACTCCATTACGCACTAAACATGTCCATTTTCTCCCAGATATCTTCTGTATGCGTTAGTGTACTGCTGGGGAATATAATTCATTTTAGGAGTGatcctaggaagaaaatttaggtagtattttgctctttgaagtgtttaataataataataataataggaaCTGTTACTTGAGATGTAACTGTGGCATTGTTTGCTAGCTGTGGTGGCAGCCGTGAAAACTCTTCAAGAAAAGATCCGCCATCTAGAGTTGGAGAAGTCACAGGCTGAAGATAATCTGTGCAGCCTCTCCATAGCAGCTGCTCAGTATAAGAAGGCCTTAGACCATGAATCCTACAAAAAGGACACAGCACATCAAGAACTGATGCAACAGAGGAAAGGTATTTCTCTTCAGTGATAAGGTATAGCCGCAGTAACTCCAAGACTGCATAATCCAGGGATAGTTTGTTTTGACCAACTGCTAATTAATGcacccccctttcttttttgcttcagaattggggaggagcaggagcttgATAATTGTGGATCAAGTTGAGATCTTTTTTTACATGTATTAACCAAGTATTGCATAACCCataaagctattttaaagaataatcaGACTTCAGTTGGTACATTTAACTCCTACAATAAGCAAGCAGCTGCTTACATGTATAATGCTGCTAACTTGAGAAAagtgaggagaggggaagaaaccagATTCTGGTTAGATATCTGCTGATATAAATCAAAGTAACTGCAGTGCTCACACCTTTGGAATTCAAATTAGAGACTAGCTctggaaaagcattttgattCTCATgtcatatacatatataaaaatatattttaaccaCATGACTTGTTCAGACTAACAAAACTTTTCTTGCATATTTTGAAGACAGAGAATTCCTCAATGAGATGACAGACTGGCTAAATGTGTAATTCCCATTGCTGTACTGCatgtctttgtttctctctgtagATGTAAGTGTGCAATTAAATGCAGCACAATCCCGCTGCTCCCTGCTGGAGAAACAGCTGGATTACATGAAGAAAATGGTTTCCAGTgcagaactggaaaagaaaatgtttttagaacAACAGGTGAAGCCCTTTAGCATACTAACAAAGTAGTGATATAGTTAAAAAGTATAGAAATGTGTAAGATCTGAACTTTTTTATGGCCATCATTTttcctcagctctgctcagggTGGTAGCAAATGGAAGCAATTTACTGTCTGACTGGCTGATGACAACCATTCAGTGAATTGTATGAAAAGACTCCCTAGGTGGAACTCCTAATGAGCAAAACCATGCTAATACTTGCACATTTGGTAAACAAAAAGGCTTCTGGAAACTTATGTCTTCTCTGGCTGGTATTTTTCATcactttgcaatttaaaaaatgttaaatttaaattagttAAACACCTTTACTGTAGTGTGTTGCTGTCTGAAACAATTTCAGTCAGCTGCCAACTCCATTCTTGCTTACTTTTTTCCAGGCCCAGcttcagaaagaggaagatcAGAACTGGTTGGAACTGTGTGCAAAACTTGAAAAGCTTGAAATGCTAGAAAAAGAGTGTCTTAAACTTACTGCTACTCAGAGAATTGCAGAAGTAAGCATGGGATTACAGTCTGAAAGTCATTCATTTGAGATAATTTGTATAGCATACTGTTAATGATACTAGGTTTTGCAAAACTTTCCTCTGTTAAAGCTAAGATCATAAAGCATACCTGACTGAATGCCACCTTGGCTTCATTTGCCTGagtctttttttcagtacagGCTTTAAAAATTCCTACAGTCCTGTTTTATCCCAGATCACAATTGGAAGCTACTTCAGACTTCTGATTCAGCATGGCAAACTGAAGCGCGACTAATCATTCTTGCCTTTAAATTCAGGACAAGATCAAACACttagaagaaaagctttgtaaAGAAGAGCATCAGCGTAAGCTAATACAAGACAAAACTGTTCAGGTAGActgaaaaggttttattttatcttattttttatgACTGAAGAAGGCTGTTCTCTCTGTCCAAAATAcccttttttaaattacatttaaactCCACATGTTTATTACCCAGGGAGAACTCTTGGAATACTACCTAGACCAGTTATAAACTACATAGTAGAAAGCTTGCCATGTGTGTTGCATATCTCAAACAAAGAAGATTCTACTTGGTTTTGTATTAATGATACACTTTATCAGCCTCAAAGCTGCTGTAAGTGATCTGGGTAGAAAATGAATTTCTAGAGAATCTGCAACTAAATCAGATAACTTTAACTTACAGTAACTAGAAAGTGGTCATATAAGAAACCTTATATCCCAAGTAAGATTGgttattctgtttgttttcctctttttgttaaGATCTATTGAAATCTAATATATTGGACTATACTGGGAAAAGTTTTTAATCAGTGATACTGTTACATCGTTCATTAAGTGAGAACTTGGATAATTCATTATTCTGTGAAGCCATAATCAGTTTGTTGGGCCACCATCCATTTGAGAGAGGAATATTTGCCAAAGAGAGCAAAATCAAATAAACCTTTTGTTAAAGGGGCAAAGTAGTAGTATTCCAAACCTCACTTCACCAAGAAGTAGCAGCCGTTTTGAAAGAGAGCAGTTGTGGTGGCGTTCCtttggggcagggtggggggatgcagacctgaaaaataatattgaaagaGCCTAGCCATAAGCAAAGGTGACAGCTTAATTTAATTCATCACTGCATCCAAGGATGGTGGGCTTTCATCAGTCCAGGAAGCTTGAAATAACATGCGGATTGTAGCTCAGGTATCTGACCACCTCCAGAATCCAGCAGAATAACACAGTTGAAAACTTGcaggttttggggtttcttgCGTAAActgcttgctgctgcagagcagaagggcTAGTATGGAGATTTTTATCTTCTGAGACACATAGTAAGAATGACCTTCCCAGAGCAGATAGTCTGACTTTAGCAGT
The DNA window shown above is from Grus americana isolate bGruAme1 chromosome 3, bGruAme1.mat, whole genome shotgun sequence and carries:
- the CEP57L1 gene encoding centrosomal protein CEP57L1 isoform X3, with the protein product MGKLAMDSESKNSFIGSFLQPPDKMLPAAFAYIESKKLAAVGGNRPSISNDQAVVAAVKTLQEKIRHLELEKSQAEDNLCSLSIAAAQYKKALDHESYKKDTAHQELMQQRKDVSVQLNAAQSRCSLLEKQLDYMKKMVSSAELEKKMFLEQQAQLQKEEDQNWLELCAKLEKLEMLEKECLKLTATQRIAEDKIKHLEEKLCKEEHQRKLIQDKTVQLQTGFEINRILMSAVKSQNEPKKENGKKKKPKKRNPAMKKMHLSQLSVKAHELPFVAGKSVSSSHSVSANVQSVLHIMKHRSPHISSRSQRGATSGISGRSALSKSVSSGPTSPTATRSLSDLLLAIQDELGQMSLCKN